A DNA window from Paenibacillus andongensis contains the following coding sequences:
- a CDS encoding YIP1 family protein: MKRILIMMFAAMLFIGMAAPVYAAPDNDTYNYNFWGKTVPAPSPYELQKVMYGTDWQTGNLSSPQDLFIGSDRHIYLADTGNDRIVVLDDQFRAVQVISGFDNNGKKETFNKPEGVFYNGADGHLLIADTQNRRLVELTSQGALVRVMGEPKSTLLREGFQYMPTKLVVDKAQRIYVISRGSYEGIMEFDTDGAFNGFIGTNRVKFNPVDLFWKRISTKAQREQMQLFIPLEFNNLDMDEDGFIYTTTSEEKSDHPIKRLNPSGVDILRDKGYFPPKGDIHTLDVGSAPGSSIFIDIAKDEGGMYSAMDLKRGRIFTYDKDGNLLYEFGGLGSEQGKFRTPSAISMLGDKVLVLDKDNNRLSVFQPTRYGSLIREAVTSLYNGKTDASTASWRQVLQMNGNFEVAYIGIGKSLMKNGDNRGAMNYFKLGNNRDYYSEAFKRYRKEVVFAHFGTIVLGIALVFGLGYTTVKIAGRRMRGKHYTEIGVLKNPFYTMVHPFNGFWEMKYEQKGRLKVVALCLLLLVLFTIMKRQYSGFVVNMNNPLELNSLNELKFIVLPFLLWCIANWSLTTLMDGEGKFKEIVMATGYALMPLILIYLPQTLYSNVITGSESTFYYLLDAIAFIWFIWLLFVGTMTVHQYSASKTVVTMILTLVVIGIIIFLGVLFFSMLQQMINFITSIYRELSFRF, from the coding sequence TTGAAAAGAATACTTATCATGATGTTCGCCGCTATGCTTTTCATCGGTATGGCCGCTCCTGTATATGCCGCACCTGACAACGATACGTACAATTACAATTTTTGGGGAAAGACCGTTCCGGCTCCTAGTCCTTATGAGCTGCAAAAGGTGATGTATGGAACAGACTGGCAGACAGGCAATCTGTCTTCACCTCAGGATCTATTCATCGGCAGTGATCGTCACATCTATCTTGCGGATACCGGAAATGATCGGATTGTCGTATTGGATGATCAGTTTCGGGCCGTTCAGGTGATTTCCGGGTTCGATAATAACGGAAAGAAGGAAACGTTCAACAAGCCGGAAGGCGTGTTCTATAACGGGGCCGACGGTCATCTTCTTATCGCTGATACGCAAAACAGAAGGCTGGTGGAATTGACCTCTCAGGGAGCGTTGGTTCGTGTGATGGGCGAGCCGAAGTCAACACTACTGCGCGAAGGATTTCAATACATGCCAACCAAGCTGGTTGTCGATAAGGCACAGCGGATCTATGTCATCAGTCGCGGCTCCTACGAAGGCATTATGGAATTTGATACCGATGGCGCATTCAACGGGTTTATTGGTACGAATCGCGTGAAGTTTAATCCCGTGGATTTGTTCTGGAAACGGATTTCGACCAAAGCGCAGCGCGAGCAAATGCAGCTATTCATTCCGCTGGAATTTAATAACTTGGACATGGATGAAGACGGTTTTATCTATACGACGACTTCAGAGGAAAAGTCGGATCACCCGATCAAACGGCTGAACCCGTCCGGTGTGGATATTTTAAGGGATAAAGGGTATTTCCCGCCTAAAGGGGATATCCATACACTGGACGTCGGAAGCGCGCCTGGGAGCTCTATTTTCATTGATATAGCCAAGGACGAAGGCGGCATGTACAGCGCAATGGATTTGAAAAGGGGCCGCATCTTCACCTACGACAAAGACGGCAATCTGTTATACGAATTCGGCGGACTGGGCAGCGAACAGGGGAAATTCCGCACACCTTCGGCGATCTCGATGCTCGGGGACAAGGTGCTGGTGCTCGATAAGGACAATAATCGTTTGTCTGTATTCCAGCCTACACGCTACGGAAGCCTGATACGCGAAGCAGTAACGTCGCTCTATAACGGGAAAACGGATGCTTCTACCGCTTCATGGCGGCAAGTGCTTCAAATGAACGGCAACTTTGAGGTGGCCTACATCGGGATTGGTAAATCGCTTATGAAAAATGGCGATAACCGTGGGGCGATGAATTATTTCAAGTTGGGAAATAACCGTGACTATTATTCCGAAGCTTTCAAACGATACCGGAAAGAAGTCGTGTTTGCACATTTCGGCACCATCGTCCTCGGTATCGCGCTTGTCTTCGGTCTTGGTTATACTACGGTCAAGATTGCCGGCCGAAGAATGCGTGGTAAGCATTACACGGAAATCGGCGTGTTGAAAAATCCTTTTTACACGATGGTCCATCCGTTTAACGGATTTTGGGAGATGAAGTACGAACAAAAAGGCAGGTTGAAGGTTGTGGCCCTCTGCTTGCTTCTCCTCGTGCTCTTCACCATTATGAAACGACAGTACAGCGGTTTTGTCGTTAATATGAACAATCCGCTCGAGCTGAACAGTCTTAATGAGCTGAAATTTATCGTTCTTCCTTTTCTGCTCTGGTGCATTGCGAATTGGTCTTTGACCACTTTGATGGATGGGGAAGGCAAGTTTAAAGAAATTGTCATGGCAACAGGCTATGCGCTGATGCCGCTCATTCTGATCTATCTCCCGCAGACGCTTTACAGCAATGTGATAACTGGAAGTGAAAGCACGTTTTATTATTTGCTCGATGCAATTGCATTCATCTGGTTCATCTGGTTGCTGTTTGTCGGCACTATGACGGTCCATCAATATTCAGCTTCCAAGACAGTGGTTACGATGATTCTGACGCTTGTTGTCATTGGTATCATCATCTTCCTTGGGGTATTGTTCTTCAGTATGCTGCAGCAAATGATCAATTTTATCACATCCATTTACCGCGAACTCTCATTTAGATTTTAG